The genome window AGCCACCTTCCACCATCAGGCCTGCTGCCTTCAAGCCCACTAGGCCCGGACTTACCGATTATGGATAGTGTTCTTGAAAAAGTAATGCTTTTATCGCCATCAAAGCCCCCTTCATCGTTGCGGATGCCCAGGTTCATCTGTACCTTTCCATCCACAACGATGGTAAAGAAGCCTCTGTAGACCCTTCTACCTTTCTTTACACGCTTGTGAAGTTCTCCTGATATACTGACACGAGTCAAGGGTATGCTCGGTTTCGCCTTTGGGTTGAGTCGGCTATAAATGTTTCGTAGGACGTTTTAAATTTTCAGCTTGGCTTTGAAGAACCGTAGATAAATAACATATATAATAAAGGTTTTGCGGTTGGGGAATCATGGATATCAGGACATCTCAGGTGGAGACTAGAGGCTTCAGGATTTCTATAGAGGAGAATGGTCGCGAACTAGGACATTGCTTTATTTATCTGATCAAGAATGATCTTCACGACAGACCTTATGCGTTACTAGAAGATGTCTATGTGAATGAGAGTAATAGGGGGCAAGGAATCGGAAAGCTTTTAGTGAAAAAGGCTATCGACCTTGCGCGAGAATTAAACTGCTATAAAATAATCGCTACCAGTCGCTTTGGACGGGGTGAGCTCCACCAGTGGTATCAGAAGCTGGGTTTCAAGCTTTACGGCTACGAGTTCAGGATAGATTTTGAGTAGCCAGTTCATTTTTTCTCATGTACTTTCTCATCTTTTTCTCGACGAAAATTCGCTGAAGACCTCTAGCTCCACTCTGGACTCGAGCATGTCAAGTATGAGTGAAATTATGTTTCCTAAAAGATGATCTATAAGGCTTGAAGACTCGAACTTCTCGAAATACTCTCGGTACGTTTTCGTGATGACAAGTTTTGACTCCTCGTCGCCGGTCTTGAAAGCCTTTATCCCTGCTTCGAACGCCTCGCGGATTACTCGGATATCCTCCTCTGATAACTCAACTATATGAGCTATCCTTGCTATGTTCACTATAACGTCTCCCACTCGTTCAAGAGTCTTGCCGTAGTTGAAGATTGGAAGGAGCAAGGTCTTATTAGGAATGCCCACTTTGGCCAGATACCATGAGTATAATATCGAGAGGTTGACTTGCCTGCTTAAGAGAAAATAAAACTTGTCCACCTCTTCGTCTCTCTCTAGTATGTCTTTCAGGTACGACATGTCCCCCGTGCGCACGAACTCTTCGAGGTCCTTTATACTGTTAAGGATGAGTACTTCCATTCTGTTCAAAACCTTAGGAACCTCTGTTGATGCTGTGTTCGCCAGCATCTGGAGAAGGATGTAGTCGGAGCCCTCCTCGAAGACTTCTAACCCTACTAGGCGTTTTAGAGTTTTCCTGATCGTTTCGCGTAAGCTTAGGGGAACTCTTCCCGAGGTGGATACAACTTTAATCGATGAATAGCCTGCCTGATACAAAGCTATTATCATTCTCTCGACGGTGTCCTCGTCCCCCTGTGCGGCTTCCAGAACTTTGGTCTCCTCTATGAACTCCTCTCGACGCATTATCGGCGAAATAAGCAAGTAGTTGTCGTACTCTTCCAGAAATAGAGTATCTCCCTCGCGTAGACTGTTTTTCTCAACCCATTCCCGTGGAAGTGTGACTGCGAGGCTTGTTTTTCCCAGCTTTAAAAGTTTTCTTGTCGTAGACATAATACAGGTATATACTTGTTTATATAAATTAGTTTTGTATTAAAACAAGTCTTATAGGCTAAGCCAAGCGTTTCACGAATATGGGGAGATTTGTAGAGAAACTAAAAACAGCTGAAACAGCTCTAAGCTTCGATGACATTCTCATACTGCCCAGATACTCTGATGTAAGTATAAGTGAAATAGATGTCTCGACAAAGCTGGCCCCTAAACTGGACCTCTCTCTACCTCTGTTAAGCTCCCCAATGGACACTGTTACAGGCCGCGAGATGGCGCTGACACTGGGAGAGATCGGTGGTCTGGGAGTCCTGCCGAGAAATCTCCCAATTGACGAGGCAGTAGGGATAGTTCGAGAAGCATCAGTTAAAAAAATTCCCGTGGCTGCTGCGGTTGGACCATTTGACGATGAAAGGGTAGGCAGGCTTTTGGATGCCGGTGTCTCTATGATAGTTATAGATACAGCTCATGGCCATAGCAAGAATGTCCTGGAGGCTACGCGAAGGTACTCATCGATGGGCGCTGTCGTGATGGCTGGGAACATAGTCACAGGTGAAGCCGCGGAGGACTTAATTTCGGCTGGGGCTGTCTCGCTTAGAGTTGGGGTAGGGCCCGGCCACGCATGTACAACTAGAGAGGTGGCAGGGGTCGGATGCCCACAACTTACGGCCATCGCAAGCGTAGCCGATGTCGCTAGAGCTTACGGTGTTAGCGTTGTAGCTGACGGGGGGATTGAGAAGCCTGCTGACGCAGTTAAGGCCCTAGCGGCTGGAGCAGATGCTCTAATGCTAGGCTATCTTTTCGCTGGAACCGATGAGGCTTCGGGGGCTCTCGTCGCCAAAGAGGGTCGTTGCTTTAAAGTGTACAGGGGTATGGGTAGTAGGGGAGCTTTAGCTAGTGGCTCAGCGAGATATGGAGAGTTTAAACGCGTACCTGAGGGTGTCGAGGGACTTGTTGAGTGTCGTGGAAGTGTAAGAAATGTTGTTGAGTGGATAATAGGCGGGATTAAGCAAGGGATGGGTTATGTTGGAGCTAGGAACATACGTGAGCTACAGGAGAAGAGTATCTTCGTGAAACTAACGCCCTCAGGTGTACGGGAAAGTGGTCCTAGAGGACTATATGAGGTGAGGTATTGATGGGTGTTATTGAGGTCTCAGAGCTTCTCGACCACGGAGTGCTCCGGAGGAATGTCAAGATTCCCTACAACGGGAGTGAAGATTTGTACTTTGTGTCTGCGATTGCACCAGGTTTTAGTGACGCGCATGCTCATCCACAGGTCATTGACGTCGGTGAGAAGGGGGGGTGGAGGCATTCCTATGAGTGGCTCGAGAATAGAAAGCTGAGGGTTAACGAGGCTGGTATTAGAAGGGACAAGGAGCTTTCCTCTCTTCTCACAAAGGCTACTCTTCTAAAATCCTTGATGGAGGGGGCTACGCTTATAGCGGTAACGGGAAGTCTTGAAGGGAATATCTCCGCTATACTATCGCTTCCAGCTACGCCACGAGTGGTCGTCCTCCCAACGGTAATGGATCGGGAGGGCTGGAGTACTCCGGAGAGAGTTTATGCAGAACACGTGAAATACCTTTCAAGGTGGGATGGATACTTCAATATGGGCTTCTTCGTACACTCGCTTCGAAAGACGGGCAAATCTTTTCTTGTCGCCTCGTATAAGACGGCTATCAAGCTTGGTGTTCCTTTCGCTATTCACTTATCAGAGGGCGTGGACGAGACTGAAAGTTTCATAGAGGTGATAGGTGAGCCTGCAGGG of Thermofilum uzonense contains these proteins:
- a CDS encoding GNAT family N-acetyltransferase, producing MDIRTSQVETRGFRISIEENGRELGHCFIYLIKNDLHDRPYALLEDVYVNESNRGQGIGKLLVKKAIDLARELNCYKIIATSRFGRGELHQWYQKLGFKLYGYEFRIDFE
- a CDS encoding phosphate signaling complex PhoU family protein encodes the protein MSTTRKLLKLGKTSLAVTLPREWVEKNSLREGDTLFLEEYDNYLLISPIMRREEFIEETKVLEAAQGDEDTVERMIIALYQAGYSSIKVVSTSGRVPLSLRETIRKTLKRLVGLEVFEEGSDYILLQMLANTASTEVPKVLNRMEVLILNSIKDLEEFVRTGDMSYLKDILERDEEVDKFYFLLSRQVNLSILYSWYLAKVGIPNKTLLLPIFNYGKTLERVGDVIVNIARIAHIVELSEEDIRVIREAFEAGIKAFKTGDEESKLVITKTYREYFEKFESSSLIDHLLGNIISLILDMLESRVELEVFSEFSSRKR
- a CDS encoding IMP dehydrogenase, whose amino-acid sequence is MGRFVEKLKTAETALSFDDILILPRYSDVSISEIDVSTKLAPKLDLSLPLLSSPMDTVTGREMALTLGEIGGLGVLPRNLPIDEAVGIVREASVKKIPVAAAVGPFDDERVGRLLDAGVSMIVIDTAHGHSKNVLEATRRYSSMGAVVMAGNIVTGEAAEDLISAGAVSLRVGVGPGHACTTREVAGVGCPQLTAIASVADVARAYGVSVVADGGIEKPADAVKALAAGADALMLGYLFAGTDEASGALVAKEGRCFKVYRGMGSRGALASGSARYGEFKRVPEGVEGLVECRGSVRNVVEWIIGGIKQGMGYVGARNIRELQEKSIFVKLTPSGVRESGPRGLYEVRY
- a CDS encoding amidohydrolase family protein: MGVIEVSELLDHGVLRRNVKIPYNGSEDLYFVSAIAPGFSDAHAHPQVIDVGEKGGWRHSYEWLENRKLRVNEAGIRRDKELSSLLTKATLLKSLMEGATLIAVTGSLEGNISAILSLPATPRVVVLPTVMDREGWSTPERVYAEHVKYLSRWDGYFNMGFFVHSLRKTGKSFLVASYKTAIKLGVPFAIHLSEGVDETESFIEVIGEPAGNVVAVHCLEGAEKCKRFGFKVVHCPTSNLYLYERTLRGLGLFDALGSDWPLVTGTIAKTYRDAVAVHGASYELLQKATLGGYRVFGMKTSGDIVAFDENLDKVMRGELKPRAVVVNGRLVVYENVMIDLNLSSQDIEKVKEQAVRLAFEQYGI